From Leifsonia sp. fls2-241-R2A-40a, one genomic window encodes:
- a CDS encoding GMC family oxidoreductase produces the protein MTSLRGAATAALDGVRDRNASAWLLTADGSRERPDLRDRMRRYADTDEVDVAIVGCGAGGSVLLQRLARAGWSAVAFDAGPFWDPGRDWVSDEAGSHHLYWTEPRQIGGGDPVPLGSNNSGRGVGGSMVHYAGYVPRFHPSDFRTRTNDGVGADWPIAYDELRPFYEDIENELPVAGEDWPWGDPHSYSHGPHPVSGNGETFLRGANAAGITAKVGPVAITNGRFGHRPHCIYRGFCLQGCKVNAKASPLITHIPDALDHGAEVRADCMVSSIEVDERTGRAIGVHYFRDGVARFQRARMVAIAGYSIETPRLLLNSASKRFPDGLCNDFDQVGRYLMVQGAPQTAGRFPDEIRMWKAPPPEVSTEEFYETDPTKPFKRGYSIQTVSPLPITWAEHVMAQGHWGADLRRYMSDYVHWACLGALCEFLAQPDNRVTLADETDRYGLPVAHFAYTQCDNDRALAKAAQATMERILEAAGAQETMTVQRYAHLVGGARMAANETEGVVDRDCRTFAVPNLLITDGSVLPTQGSANPALTIMAVAARAADRIIERPEP, from the coding sequence GTGACCTCACTCCGCGGAGCCGCGACGGCGGCTCTGGACGGGGTCCGCGACCGCAACGCGTCGGCGTGGCTGCTCACCGCCGACGGGTCGCGCGAGCGCCCGGACCTCCGCGACAGGATGCGGCGCTACGCCGACACGGACGAGGTGGACGTCGCGATCGTCGGCTGCGGCGCCGGAGGTTCGGTGCTGCTCCAGCGCCTGGCGCGTGCCGGCTGGAGCGCGGTCGCGTTCGACGCCGGCCCGTTCTGGGACCCGGGGCGCGACTGGGTCAGCGACGAGGCCGGGTCGCACCACCTCTACTGGACGGAGCCGCGCCAGATCGGCGGCGGTGACCCCGTCCCGCTCGGCTCCAACAACTCCGGTCGCGGCGTCGGCGGGTCGATGGTGCATTACGCCGGATACGTGCCGCGCTTCCACCCCAGCGACTTCCGCACCCGGACGAACGACGGCGTGGGCGCCGACTGGCCCATCGCCTACGACGAGCTCCGCCCGTTCTACGAGGACATCGAGAACGAGCTCCCCGTCGCCGGCGAGGACTGGCCGTGGGGCGACCCGCATTCCTACTCGCACGGTCCGCATCCGGTCTCCGGCAACGGCGAGACGTTCCTGCGTGGGGCGAACGCGGCCGGGATCACGGCGAAGGTCGGCCCGGTCGCGATCACGAACGGGCGATTCGGGCACCGGCCGCACTGCATCTACCGCGGCTTCTGCCTTCAGGGATGCAAGGTCAACGCGAAGGCGTCGCCGCTCATCACGCACATCCCGGACGCGCTCGATCACGGCGCCGAGGTGCGTGCCGACTGCATGGTCTCCTCCATCGAGGTGGATGAGCGCACCGGCCGGGCGATCGGCGTGCACTACTTCCGCGACGGCGTCGCGCGGTTCCAGCGGGCGCGGATGGTCGCGATCGCCGGGTACTCCATCGAGACCCCGCGGCTGCTGCTCAACTCTGCGTCGAAGCGCTTCCCGGACGGCCTCTGCAACGACTTCGACCAGGTCGGCCGCTACCTGATGGTGCAGGGTGCACCGCAGACCGCGGGCCGGTTCCCCGACGAGATCCGGATGTGGAAGGCGCCGCCCCCGGAGGTCTCCACCGAGGAGTTCTACGAGACCGACCCCACCAAGCCCTTCAAGCGCGGGTACTCCATCCAGACCGTGTCGCCCCTCCCGATCACCTGGGCGGAGCACGTCATGGCGCAGGGCCACTGGGGGGCCGACCTGCGCCGATACATGTCCGACTACGTGCACTGGGCGTGCCTCGGTGCGCTGTGCGAGTTCCTGGCCCAGCCGGACAACCGCGTGACGCTGGCCGACGAGACCGACCGCTACGGCCTCCCCGTCGCCCACTTCGCCTACACGCAGTGCGACAACGACCGGGCGCTCGCAAAGGCGGCGCAGGCGACCATGGAGCGCATCCTCGAGGCCGCCGGCGCACAGGAGACCATGACCGTGCAGCGCTACGCCCACCTCGTCGGCGGCGCCCGCATGGCCGCCAACGAAACGGAAGGGGTTGTGGACAGGGACTGCCGGACGTTCGCCGTCCCCAACCTGCTCATCACCGACGGGAGCGTGCTGCCCACCCAGGGCAGCGCGAATCCCGCCCTCACCATCATGGCCGTAGCCGCCCGCGCGGCCGACCGGATCATCGAGCGCCCGGAACCCTGA
- a CDS encoding enolase C-terminal domain-like protein yields MGTEDGARLRALTIDAFHIPTATFGRKRPESDGTITWNSTGLIVVRLTAGDTTGLGFSHAPTATLGVIRDILWPVIDGMDTRDTERIFWAMARAVRNTGWRGLCAAAISAVDIAVHDLAARLAGVPLTQYLGGAHHTIAAYGSGGFTDYTDHELTEQLGLWAEHGLRAVKMKVGSQPDDDPRRVALAREAIGPHVELFVDANGAYERKQALHLADRFADLGVTWFEEPVSSDDRTGLRLLRDRMPAPIRVAAGEYGYTPADFRDLITPGCVDVLQADATRCGITGFRIAASLSRTHGIPLSAHTAPALHASVAAAFDGAINVEYFHDHARIAGALFDGVPALRGGELVPDRSAPGHGLELKEADAQPYRVASFTRSTTDTAAGNTPHTE; encoded by the coding sequence ATGGGAACTGAGGACGGGGCGCGGCTCCGCGCACTCACAATTGACGCGTTCCACATCCCCACGGCGACCTTCGGCAGGAAGCGGCCCGAAAGCGACGGCACCATCACCTGGAACTCCACCGGCCTGATCGTCGTACGCCTGACGGCCGGCGACACGACCGGGCTCGGTTTCAGCCACGCCCCCACCGCCACCCTGGGAGTCATCCGTGACATCCTCTGGCCAGTGATCGATGGGATGGACACCCGCGACACCGAGCGCATCTTCTGGGCAATGGCGCGGGCCGTCCGCAACACCGGGTGGCGGGGTCTCTGCGCCGCCGCGATCTCGGCCGTCGACATCGCGGTGCACGACCTGGCCGCCCGCCTTGCCGGAGTACCGCTCACCCAGTATCTGGGCGGCGCGCACCACACCATCGCCGCCTACGGCAGCGGCGGCTTCACCGACTACACCGACCACGAACTGACCGAACAGCTGGGCTTGTGGGCCGAGCACGGACTGCGCGCCGTCAAGATGAAAGTCGGATCCCAGCCGGACGACGACCCGCGCCGCGTCGCCCTCGCCCGCGAAGCCATCGGGCCTCACGTGGAGCTCTTCGTCGACGCGAACGGCGCCTACGAGCGCAAACAAGCCCTCCACCTTGCTGATCGATTCGCCGACCTCGGCGTGACCTGGTTCGAAGAGCCGGTGTCCAGCGACGACCGCACCGGTCTGCGCCTGCTCCGCGATCGGATGCCCGCCCCGATCCGGGTCGCCGCCGGCGAATACGGGTACACACCCGCCGACTTCCGCGACCTCATCACACCAGGCTGCGTCGACGTGCTGCAAGCCGACGCCACCCGCTGCGGCATCACCGGGTTCCGCATCGCCGCCTCACTCTCCCGCACACACGGCATCCCCCTCAGCGCCCACACTGCTCCCGCCTTGCACGCTTCCGTGGCCGCCGCATTCGACGGCGCAATCAACGTCGAATACTTCCACGACCACGCCCGCATCGCCGGAGCCCTCTTCGACGGTGTCCCAGCCCTCCGCGGGGGCGAACTCGTACCGGACCGCTCAGCTCCCGGGCACGGGCTCGAGCTCAAGGAAGCGGACGCCCAACCGTACCGGGTCGCATCGTTCACCCGGTCAACTACTGACACGGCCGCCGGGAACACGCCGCACACCGAGTAA
- the atpB gene encoding F0F1 ATP synthase subunit A, protein MILADSGFSGPSINEFFPPALLFAGTPFEINRVTVIRLVATLAVILVFGLGTWRLKLVPGRWQSIIEFGLDFVRVNIAEDLLGKKDGRRFLPLLTTIFFMVLFFNLTSIVPGLNLAGSSVIGVPLVLAIASYVAFIYAGIRHSPAGFFRNALFPPGVPWPLYIIVTPIEVISTFLIRPVTLILRLMMNMVVGHLLLVLFFSGTEWFLFEAPGLFKLFGIGTMVFAFAFTLMEILVGVLQAYIFALLTGVYIQLAVAETH, encoded by the coding sequence GTGATCCTCGCCGACTCCGGATTCTCCGGACCGTCCATCAACGAGTTCTTTCCACCCGCTCTCTTGTTCGCAGGAACTCCGTTCGAGATCAACCGCGTCACAGTCATCCGCCTGGTAGCCACCCTCGCCGTCATACTCGTGTTCGGTCTGGGCACATGGCGGCTGAAGCTCGTACCCGGGCGCTGGCAGAGCATCATCGAATTCGGCCTTGACTTCGTCCGCGTCAACATCGCTGAGGACCTCTTAGGGAAGAAAGACGGTAGACGCTTCCTCCCCCTTCTGACGACGATCTTCTTCATGGTGCTGTTCTTCAACCTCACCAGCATCGTCCCGGGCCTTAATCTGGCAGGCTCGTCGGTAATCGGAGTGCCCTTGGTGCTCGCCATCGCCAGCTATGTCGCGTTCATCTACGCCGGTATCCGGCACAGCCCGGCCGGCTTCTTCCGCAACGCACTCTTCCCACCTGGGGTGCCATGGCCCCTGTACATCATCGTCACACCCATCGAAGTGATCTCGACGTTCCTGATCCGGCCAGTGACCCTGATCCTCCGGTTGATGATGAACATGGTTGTTGGTCACTTGCTGCTCGTGCTGTTCTTCTCCGGCACCGAATGGTTCCTGTTCGAGGCCCCCGGCTTGTTCAAGCTGTTCGGCATCGGCACCATGGTCTTCGCGTTCGCGTTCACGCTGATGGAAATCCTCGTCGGCGTATTGCAGGCGTATATCTTCGCCCTGCTCACCGGTGTCTACATCCAATTGGCGGTCGCGGAAACCCACTGA
- a CDS encoding sensor domain-containing diguanylate cyclase — protein MTEDTGEQLYHPTPVRSSDYHPVVSSCTRTRPLRSGFKPPERDGDNGILRAAQRRATETETRTRVLQNAAATFGISDSIDDVASALTQIAREDVGAETAAVFLNNRQAQLLAGAVPFDSESFPVVPPGGWISSESRTWSRSIATTDPDVVAALDGAHLESLLIAPLLRGREVVGSLACFFSREQAADPHTVYLVSALCRQAAQVLAQLKLQAELAALALYDPLTGLANRILLRTHISSSVQTVGSDLESLALIFIDLDSFKSINDKFGHSAGDAVLATVASRITGSVRSGDLVCRFGRDEFIVVCQHTTQVEALAVAERIRTEIKHPSQGDGWTTPLTASVGVTVHPPDTSNTLTATDLLRTADQAMYRSNNRGKDRVSLITHP, from the coding sequence ATGACGGAGGACACCGGCGAGCAGCTCTATCACCCGACCCCCGTGCGGTCTTCTGACTACCACCCGGTGGTGTCATCGTGCACGCGAACCAGACCTCTGCGCAGTGGGTTCAAACCGCCCGAACGAGACGGCGACAACGGAATCCTGCGCGCCGCTCAACGCCGCGCCACAGAAACCGAAACCAGGACGCGCGTCCTCCAAAACGCCGCCGCCACGTTCGGCATCAGCGACTCGATCGATGACGTGGCCAGCGCCCTGACGCAGATCGCACGCGAAGACGTCGGCGCCGAAACAGCAGCAGTGTTTCTCAACAATCGGCAAGCTCAGTTGCTCGCCGGCGCCGTCCCATTCGACTCTGAGTCGTTCCCCGTAGTGCCACCTGGTGGGTGGATCTCTTCCGAATCCCGAACCTGGTCGCGCAGCATTGCCACCACGGACCCGGATGTAGTGGCGGCACTCGACGGCGCCCATCTCGAATCCCTGCTCATTGCGCCGCTTCTTCGCGGGCGCGAAGTCGTCGGTTCCTTGGCTTGCTTCTTCTCCCGCGAACAGGCAGCGGACCCCCACACCGTCTACCTGGTAAGCGCGCTATGTCGGCAGGCCGCGCAAGTCCTGGCGCAGCTCAAGCTGCAAGCCGAGCTCGCGGCGCTTGCGTTGTACGACCCGCTCACCGGGCTCGCCAACCGGATCCTGCTGCGAACCCACATCAGCAGCAGCGTCCAAACGGTCGGCAGTGACCTAGAGTCACTCGCGTTGATCTTCATCGACCTAGACAGTTTCAAATCGATCAACGACAAGTTCGGCCACAGTGCCGGCGACGCCGTCCTGGCCACCGTCGCATCCCGCATCACCGGCAGTGTGCGATCCGGAGACCTCGTGTGCCGGTTCGGAAGAGACGAATTCATCGTCGTCTGTCAGCACACCACCCAAGTCGAAGCACTCGCCGTCGCCGAGCGCATCCGCACCGAGATCAAACACCCAAGCCAGGGTGACGGGTGGACGACGCCCCTTACTGCGAGTGTCGGCGTCACCGTCCACCCCCCGGACACCAGCAACACCCTGACCGCAACGGACCTGCTTCGCACCGCGGACCAAGCCATGTACCGATCCAACAACCGGGGCAAAGACCGGGTCAGCCTTATCACTCACCCGTGA
- a CDS encoding FAD-dependent oxidoreductase, producing MLVLGAGFGGFTLARALRREAARNRLRLTVVDPQPYLTYKPLLPEVAGGETQPRDTVVPLRRPLKHTELVPGSVASVDTSGKVAVIRTLDGTQRPIHYDHVVFALGAVTKTLPIPGLSENGIGFSSIEEAAFLRDHVLDRIQFAAATSDPAERRRALTFVFVGGGYTGVEAIAELQRLAVTEFRRYPKLYGERMDWVLVEAAGRIASELTEKLSGWTLDLLRRRGIRVLLHTEMKSCHNGEVVLSDGSTHASDTIVWVAGVTPNPVLDHTDVPRGRKGHVQCDAYLRVVRNDGSPVDGAWGLGDDAQVPDLTAQQQPAFYPPNAQNAIRQARTLARSLRNVLVGDAPVAYRHRSLGTLASYGGTRGAAVLRGLPLHGLPAWAVDKVYHALALPGPGRRLRLVLGWIGNGLTANQTAPVSSFPDPKHRFRQAAKEQDSK from the coding sequence GTGCTCGTGCTCGGCGCCGGGTTCGGCGGCTTCACCCTGGCCAGGGCGCTGCGACGGGAGGCCGCCCGGAACCGGCTCCGCCTCACCGTGGTGGACCCGCAACCGTATCTGACCTATAAACCGCTGCTACCCGAGGTCGCCGGCGGCGAGACGCAGCCCCGCGACACCGTCGTCCCCCTCCGCCGCCCTCTCAAACACACCGAGCTGGTGCCGGGGTCGGTCGCCTCGGTTGACACCAGCGGGAAAGTCGCCGTCATCCGCACCCTCGACGGCACGCAGCGGCCCATCCACTACGACCACGTCGTGTTCGCGCTCGGCGCGGTGACGAAGACGCTGCCCATCCCCGGTCTGAGCGAAAACGGAATCGGGTTCTCCAGCATCGAGGAGGCCGCCTTCCTCCGCGATCACGTCCTTGACCGCATCCAGTTCGCTGCCGCCACCAGCGACCCGGCAGAGCGGCGCCGGGCGTTGACCTTCGTGTTCGTCGGCGGCGGCTACACCGGAGTCGAGGCGATCGCCGAGCTCCAACGACTTGCGGTCACGGAATTCCGTCGCTACCCGAAACTGTACGGGGAACGCATGGACTGGGTGCTGGTCGAGGCAGCCGGGCGCATCGCCTCCGAACTCACCGAAAAACTGTCCGGCTGGACGCTCGACCTCCTCCGCCGCCGCGGCATCAGGGTGCTGCTCCACACCGAAATGAAGAGCTGCCATAACGGCGAAGTCGTCCTGAGCGACGGCTCCACCCATGCGTCGGACACCATCGTGTGGGTCGCCGGCGTCACCCCGAACCCGGTCCTCGATCACACCGACGTGCCGCGTGGGCGAAAGGGCCACGTGCAGTGCGATGCGTACCTGCGCGTCGTCCGCAACGACGGGAGCCCCGTCGATGGGGCCTGGGGTCTCGGCGACGACGCGCAGGTGCCCGACCTGACCGCGCAGCAACAGCCCGCGTTCTACCCACCGAACGCGCAGAACGCCATCCGCCAAGCGCGGACACTCGCGCGCAGCCTCCGGAATGTCCTCGTCGGCGACGCGCCTGTCGCATACCGGCACCGGTCCCTGGGCACGCTGGCCAGCTACGGCGGCACGCGCGGTGCCGCAGTCCTGCGCGGGCTGCCGCTGCATGGTCTGCCCGCCTGGGCCGTCGACAAGGTGTACCACGCCCTGGCACTCCCCGGCCCCGGGCGCCGGCTTCGGCTCGTGCTCGGTTGGATCGGCAACGGACTCACCGCCAACCAGACCGCCCCGGTCAGCTCCTTCCCGGACCCGAAACACCGTTTCCGCCAGGCAGCGAAGGAACAGGACAGCAAATGA
- a CDS encoding gluconate 2-dehydrogenase subunit 3 family protein has translation MSIPPVQRGDDVPERFPGFRVLDEAPHWDEETRAVVLARVGRPSDIRFFDVAEQATATALFDELLGQEGEDRIPVTAMVDARLAEKQTDGWHYDTMPADQESWHRTLAALDDDAREAHGCVFAKCDHEQRRDVLEAVHTGDGDWHGLHRGQVWSLWTRYACTAFYSHPRAWDEIGFDGPAYPRGYKNLGVGKREPFEVEDAHPAQLPITTVGGYS, from the coding sequence GTGAGCATCCCGCCCGTCCAGCGCGGCGACGACGTGCCGGAGCGGTTCCCCGGGTTCCGCGTGCTGGACGAAGCCCCGCACTGGGACGAGGAGACCCGCGCCGTCGTGCTCGCGCGCGTGGGCCGCCCCTCCGACATCCGCTTCTTCGACGTCGCCGAGCAGGCGACCGCGACCGCGCTGTTCGACGAGCTGCTCGGCCAGGAGGGCGAGGACCGAATCCCCGTGACGGCGATGGTGGATGCGCGGCTCGCCGAGAAGCAGACCGACGGCTGGCACTACGACACCATGCCGGCGGACCAGGAATCGTGGCACCGCACCCTCGCAGCGCTGGACGACGATGCCCGGGAGGCGCACGGCTGCGTCTTCGCAAAGTGCGACCACGAGCAGCGCCGCGACGTGCTGGAGGCCGTGCACACCGGCGACGGCGACTGGCACGGCCTCCACCGCGGCCAGGTGTGGAGCCTGTGGACCCGCTACGCGTGCACCGCGTTCTACAGCCACCCCCGCGCCTGGGACGAGATCGGCTTCGACGGCCCCGCCTACCCACGCGGCTACAAGAACCTCGGCGTCGGCAAGCGCGAGCCGTTCGAGGTGGAGGATGCGCATCCCGCGCAGCTGCCTATCACGACGGTGGGAGGCTACTCGTGA
- the hemQ gene encoding hydrogen peroxide-dependent heme synthase has protein sequence MSNPAPRTTDQANVFEVSGGFALWAVLRQAPVRVDHLVGADVSNVVEELERVIAELGRENVTTRGLYDVSGLRADADIMIWLHGPDAEGLQWGLRQLRATRLFRRLLPTWNAMAVHREAEFNKTHVPGFLRGNAPKAWLTVYSFVRSREWYLLTAEERGRMLAEHGRKGAAFRSVLANTAASFALGDYEWILAFESDQLTDLVDLMRDLRQTEARRHVREEVPFFTGRRVEPAHVVEILH, from the coding sequence GTGAGCAACCCAGCTCCCAGGACAACGGATCAAGCTAACGTTTTCGAGGTCTCTGGTGGTTTTGCGCTGTGGGCTGTGCTGCGCCAGGCTCCGGTCCGTGTCGACCATCTCGTGGGCGCGGACGTGTCGAACGTCGTCGAGGAGCTCGAGAGGGTGATCGCCGAACTGGGGCGGGAGAACGTCACCACCCGTGGCCTGTACGATGTCTCAGGCCTGCGCGCCGACGCTGATATCATGATCTGGCTGCACGGTCCCGATGCAGAGGGGCTGCAGTGGGGGTTACGTCAGCTGCGCGCCACCCGCCTGTTCAGACGGTTGCTTCCCACGTGGAACGCCATGGCTGTGCACCGCGAGGCTGAGTTCAACAAGACGCACGTGCCCGGTTTCTTGCGCGGTAACGCGCCGAAAGCGTGGCTCACCGTCTATTCGTTCGTTCGTAGTCGAGAGTGGTATCTCCTGACGGCTGAGGAGCGTGGGCGAATGCTCGCTGAGCATGGCCGGAAGGGTGCCGCTTTTCGTTCCGTGCTGGCCAACACGGCGGCGTCGTTCGCGCTAGGCGACTACGAGTGGATCCTCGCGTTCGAGTCGGATCAGCTGACCGACCTCGTGGACCTGATGCGCGACCTGCGGCAGACGGAAGCGCGGCGTCACGTGCGCGAGGAGGTCCCCTTCTTCACGGGGCGCCGTGTCGAGCCGGCGCACGTCGTGGAGATCCTTCACTAG
- a CDS encoding thiamine pyrophosphate-requiring protein, translating to MAQTVSEFVIGRFREWGVRRVFGFPGDGIGEFDGMLGKAERAGEGLEYIRPTHEEICALMATAHAKFTGEVGVCIATSSPGGFHMINGLYDAKMDNQPVVAIVGQQGLNSFGTFNQQESNLEQAFSDVAEYVQTIVSPEQAQAVVDTAFRVAITRKQPCVIILPHDVQGMKMAEPGAEMWVSRSSAVAPSTAIAPPVEQLQAAADIINAGERVTFLVGAGADGATDEVLQAARLTGAGVITTLRGKQVVPGDVPFHTQQVGLLGSRPSYDQMQDCDTLVLLGTNYPYGQFLPKTGQARAVQIDLRPEQLGLRYPTEVSIWADVKTALAGLLPLLRQKEDLSWQENVADKMRDWDGELAAQAEKHYDDGVNPRKVYAELNKRLPAGAIVTCDAGTTADWYGHYIRLRDGMRGDLSGRLATMLAAMPYAEAAKFAYPDRTVVCTIGDGAFQMLGMNELITLKKYLSRWDDPTFVVLVLHNDDLTQVSWEMRTEDANPVWSTSQDVESVDYAGWARLLGFQGITVTSDYEVEAAWDTALAHRGVTVIDAHTGKNIPPLPPHITYEFAKNTGLALLKGDPDGLGAIKDSATSLITEGVERVKDALHPDHGDDHGN from the coding sequence ATGGCACAGACGGTCAGCGAGTTCGTGATCGGGCGGTTCCGGGAGTGGGGCGTCCGGCGCGTGTTCGGGTTCCCCGGTGACGGCATCGGGGAGTTCGACGGGATGCTCGGCAAAGCCGAGCGGGCGGGCGAAGGCCTCGAGTACATCCGGCCCACCCATGAGGAGATCTGCGCCCTGATGGCCACCGCGCACGCCAAGTTCACCGGCGAGGTCGGCGTCTGCATCGCCACCTCCAGCCCCGGCGGCTTCCACATGATCAACGGCCTGTACGACGCCAAGATGGACAACCAGCCGGTCGTCGCGATCGTCGGGCAGCAGGGTCTCAACTCCTTCGGCACGTTCAACCAGCAGGAGAGCAACCTCGAGCAGGCGTTCTCGGACGTCGCCGAGTACGTGCAGACCATCGTGTCGCCGGAGCAGGCGCAAGCGGTCGTCGACACCGCCTTCCGCGTCGCCATCACGCGCAAGCAGCCCTGCGTCATCATCCTCCCCCACGACGTGCAGGGCATGAAGATGGCCGAGCCCGGAGCCGAGATGTGGGTGTCCCGGTCGAGCGCCGTCGCACCGTCCACCGCCATCGCGCCTCCGGTCGAGCAGCTGCAGGCCGCCGCCGACATCATCAACGCCGGCGAACGCGTCACCTTCCTCGTCGGCGCCGGAGCCGACGGCGCCACGGATGAAGTCCTGCAGGCAGCCCGGCTGACCGGTGCCGGCGTCATCACGACGCTCCGCGGCAAGCAGGTCGTGCCCGGCGACGTCCCGTTCCACACCCAGCAGGTCGGCCTGCTCGGGTCCCGGCCCAGCTACGACCAGATGCAGGACTGCGACACGCTCGTGCTGCTCGGCACCAACTACCCCTACGGCCAATTCCTGCCGAAGACCGGCCAGGCCCGCGCAGTGCAGATCGACCTGCGGCCGGAGCAGCTCGGCCTCCGCTACCCGACCGAGGTCAGCATCTGGGCCGACGTCAAGACCGCCCTCGCCGGCCTCCTCCCGCTCCTGCGTCAGAAGGAGGACCTCTCCTGGCAGGAGAATGTGGCCGACAAGATGCGCGACTGGGACGGCGAGCTCGCCGCCCAGGCCGAGAAGCACTACGACGACGGCGTCAACCCGCGCAAGGTGTACGCCGAACTGAACAAGCGCCTCCCGGCCGGTGCGATCGTCACCTGCGACGCCGGCACCACCGCCGACTGGTACGGCCACTACATCCGGCTCCGCGACGGAATGCGCGGCGACCTCTCCGGACGCCTCGCCACCATGCTCGCCGCCATGCCCTACGCCGAGGCCGCCAAGTTCGCCTACCCCGACCGCACCGTCGTCTGCACCATCGGCGACGGCGCTTTCCAGATGCTCGGGATGAACGAGCTCATCACCCTCAAGAAATACCTGTCGCGCTGGGACGACCCGACATTCGTGGTGCTCGTCCTCCACAACGACGACCTCACGCAGGTCTCCTGGGAGATGCGCACCGAGGACGCCAACCCCGTCTGGTCGACCTCGCAGGACGTCGAATCCGTCGACTACGCCGGCTGGGCGCGCCTACTGGGCTTCCAGGGGATCACCGTCACCTCAGACTACGAGGTGGAGGCCGCCTGGGACACCGCACTCGCGCACCGCGGCGTCACCGTCATCGACGCTCACACCGGCAAGAACATCCCCCCGCTGCCACCACACATCACCTACGAGTTCGCAAAGAACACCGGCCTCGCCCTGCTGAAGGGCGACCCCGACGGCCTCGGCGCCATCAAGGACTCGGCCACCTCGCTCATCACCGAGGGGGTGGAACGGGTCAAGGACGCCCTGCACCCAGACCACGGCGACGACCATGGGAACTGA